CAAATACCAATAGAATGATCGGTTGGCACCCTTCAAGAATTTGAATGAAAACATAACCAAGGAGATAGATTCCAACCACTGCTACTCTACCATCTTCATCGACATTCGATGCAACGAATCAATGGATCCAAGTGGCTGCCCACAACCAACCCCCACATGAGCCATGAATCTTCTCAGCTGGAATTGTCAGGGGTGTGGCCACCCTCAGACAATCTAATAACTCCAAAAGGTTTACAGGTTGACGTGGCCGTGTTTGGTCTTCCTTACGAAGACCAAACAATCTGCCACTAAGCTAGATAAAATCATAAGTAAAGTTGGTTTTAATCATTCCTTCACTATCGACCCCCAAGGTCGCTCAGGGggtattgttttattttggaatgataAAATCAATATTTCCTCTCTCTAGTGATCACCATATTGTTGACCATCTAATCTCCTATGTTTCAATTGACCTAGGTTTCTCTTTGACATTAAATTATggatgatgagcacatttatgtgtgaaatcttagggtgtaaagcatgcattttacatatttagaatggagttatcttgggttttactctctttttgtaggtttgtATTTTAAacgccttaaggactatcaggtgtcatatctctaattttacatgtaaatgggtcccgtttcttttcatggctgcgaagaggatgaaattttgagcaagatggatgtgttgcattaaaagtacacattagTCTTGACACCCGTATgtgtgattattcttttcaggctagaaaaagaataatggaccagaatagaactgagatgcagaaccagcccatctgtagttgtcccacGGATACAAGAGACAGTACAAATTCCAACAAAGTATGAGGGACCCACCTTGGGTGCCACTTTTCCTCCCCTTGTGCGTTGaagactttctctctcctattttttaggAGATTTTGTTAAAAATCTCTTATTTTCCACCTACTTTAAGCACAAGGGGCATGGACAGAATTTCCAATTAAATAAGAAGATGTCCAAATCGATCAAAAAATGGATGAGAAAAAATCCAGAGgttgtgcacaagtttgaagaagataaagagaaaaatatagaaaaaaaataggaaaaatgaagtaaaatcgttggagattccctacttcctattttctctccttttttctcctctctcctccctccacctcatcacccaaATCGTTGGACTCTCTCCCTTATCtccattttctcctttttttttctcttctttcctatttccacctcatcacacgaTTTCAAGAGGGACCCGCCAATtcattctcctctctctcccctattccctatataAGTGGTTTGTCCCAGGCAAGGAGGGCATTCTCTCTAGTCCTCTtatccctctctttttctctttttctgtaGTTTTTATTGTGCTTTAGCTCTATATCTAGTTTTAGCTTTTAGtttttgctttaaacacttttgtaatttcgTTTCAATAAATTAATGcaaagtcttttatgtttatttgttcatgttattcaagttgtaGTAAAtttaattctctagttcaaggCTTAAGGTGACAAGATCCAAGTTTTGGAGAATCCCTATTCAAGTGCAAGTTTCgctttaagatttgttttctccaaaaatatcagatttggttgattccagatctgatttttaaggctggtagtatttcaaatcaatcaagttttcaattcaaggattgaagttcaggtaagtaggcttctacaggaGTCTTCTCATACCCCCCcttattccctcttcttactacccattcattcttaatttaggattttaattttcagtttttactttggtgctttccctttcccccaaggtcctttgctagatgcatgtgttggctttgcccctctctagccatggaactatccttttattttgattatttatattgcatcccttcctctaaagccaagtagaaaagcccttgtaagagtactctctggtcaagtagggaagctcgtattatttatggtgcatccctcagtCTAAGTAGacatacctacttgtgtgcctctctctagatttattctcgtttttattttatttatttcattttagctcttttcttctactttttatttatgtggtttgagtatttcaattcctagatgatgaatggttagtgTTAAATGACGAATGGTAGCTTAttaatttcaattgcaattccaaatttcctagatgtgttagttaggacgtttttagatgcatttgtttaggGTGGTAGTTAGTAAATCACAATCATCTATCTGTACACTTTTGCGTTACTAGAAGAAGCtgaaaataaagtggctgctctccttgtgttcgacccgtaactacgatgatccgtatgcttgcggttacttttaaatctcaaacaatggaGAAGTCAATGCCAATTGTCAGAGCTCTTTTTGGAGAGAACTGTCACAGTTGGGACGCACAGTGTCTGAGCCATGGCTTACCTTGGGAGACTTCAATGAGACCCTTTTGATGGAGGAAAAATTCGATGGAAGACCAAAGTGCCCATCTCAGATTGCTCAATTCCAAGCAGCTGTCAATGACTGCAATCTTAAATTTACTGGCCCTCGCTTCTCATCATTGAACAAACGCCAAGGCCTGGATTTGATTATGGAAAGTATCAACAAAACACTATGTAACAATGATTTCCTTTGTTGATTCAGCGAAGTAACAGTGCATAAGCATGCAATGGTGGGTTCCGACCACACCCCAGTGTTGGTTTTCATCTCTGTGGCAAAAAGGTAGCCAAGAGCTTTCAAATTTGAGCCAAAATGGGAATGGCAAGTAGATCTCAAGAATTACATTGTTGAGGTATGGCACTCTGATGGGTAGGGTTCAACTCTATTTCGACTTCACCAGAAGATTCGTCGGTGTAGCCTTAAGTTGGCTTACTGGAGCAAACGTACTTTCAGGAACTCTCAATCTAAAATCAATAAGTTAAAGGCTGATCTGGAATCCCTACAATCATAGCCCTATTTAGAGGATCAAAGGAATAGGATTCATGATTACAACAATAAAATTGAAACTCTTCTCCAATAGGAAGAATTATATTGGGCCCAAAGATCAAGAATCCAATGGCTCCAAACCGGCGATCATAACACATCCTTTTTTCATTCAACAATAGCTCAACATGTCGGCAAATAAATCGGATCTCAAGGCACAGGACTCCAACAGGGAAATGGGTAACCAATGAGGATGGTATGGATGATCATATTCTTGAATATTTTACCTCACTTTATGCCTCCTCCGCCTTAACATACATTGGTAACCTTCTTTCTGGCATCCCCTTAGATGTCAATCAAGAAATCAACACTCGCATGTGTGCCCCTTTCTCTTCAGAGGAAATCAAAGCTGCCACCTTTCAAATTGGTGGCTATAAGGCACCTGGCCTTGATAGCTTACTGGGACGATTTTACCATTTACATTGGGATGTGGTTGGAGAGGATGTGACCTTGGTTGTCCAACATTTCTTTACCCAATGTTAAATGATCTGCTCTTTTAACATAACAAATTTAGTTCTAATTCTTAAACGGAAAAACCCAACTGAAATGACCCACCTTTACCCCCATAACCCTATGCACAgtcatttacaaaattattgCTAAGTGCATAGCAAATAGGCTCAAACCCTTCCTTCACTCTCTTATCAGCCCCACCCAAAGTGCCTTTGTCCAAGGTAGATCCATCTCTGATAACATATACATTGCGCACGAGGTGCTTAACCGTGTCCACAAATCAAAGAGTAGGTTTGGTCTTATGTCAATCAAATTAGACTTATGTAAAGCATATGATAGAATAGAATGTCATTTCCTTGAACAAATCCTTCTGAGAATGGGTTTTGCAGGTCAATGGGTGAAATGGATTATGCAATGCATCACGACAATGCAATACCACGTCAAGGTGAATAGATCCATCATTGGCCATCTCAATCCAGATCGCGGTTTGCGCCAAGGCTGCCCTTTGAGCCCGTACCTATCTATCCTTTGTTAAGAAGCTTTGTCATGTCTCTTCAGCCAAGCTCTAGCCAACCAGTTGATCTTGGGAATCAAAGTCAGTAGAGGAGGTCCCCTTATCACTCACTTAATGTTTGCGGATGACTACATGGTTTTCTCTAAGGCAACCACATTACAATGCCAAATGGTGTGGAATATCCTCCTTGAGTACTGCAATGCATATGGATAGCAAATAAATATGGGGAAATCGAGTATTCTGTTCAGCCCAAAAACCAATcattttgtttgttgttctatCTCCTCAATCAAAAAGCTCAAGGAAGTCACATCACATGGGTTGTACTTAGGTCTGCCATCATCCTTTGGGAGATCAAAAAGACATCTTCTCATTCATTAGTGAAAGAGTTCAAGCAAGCTAACCGGTTGGAGAGACAAACTTCTATCGCCAGCCGGAAAGGAAACCATGATTAAATCAGTCATTTCCAGCATGCCCACATATGTAATGTTAGTCTTCCTTCTCCCACGTGACGTCAGCAAATAGCTCAATAGTTTGGTAAAAAACTTATGGTGGAAAAAACAACATTGGGTATGGAATCCCTTGGGTGAAGTGGAACAAGTTGTGCCTTAGTAAAAAGCCTGGTGGAATGGGATTTAGGGACTTCAAGCACTTTAATCATGCTCTCTTGGCACGCTAATGCTGGAGACTCATCAGTTAGCCCAACAATCTTTGGGCACAAGTGCTAAAGGCTAAATATTTTCCTCGCTCACAACATCTCGAAGCTCCTACTCCCAAATCATGCTCTTGGGGATGGAAAAGCATCCTAAAGGGAAGGGAATTGATTCTTAAGGGTGCACGGCGAAGAATAGGCAATGGCCTAACCACCAACATTTTCCTTGACCCCTGGGTTCCATTGCTATCCTAAGGCAAAATCAACTCAAATCCATCCACTTCGGCTCCACAAGAGGTTGGTTGCCTTATTGACTAGCATTTCAAATATTGAAGGACTAGTATTCTTTGTGAAATCTTCACCTCGGCTAAAGTCAATGCAATTTTGATGATCCCAATTCTATTAGAGACCCATAAGGACAGCTGGATTTGGGCAAATGCAAAGAACGAGATATTCACAGTAAAATCAACTTATTTTTCAAGCCTTATGTCTTCCCCAAACCTGTCAAATATTACTTCCTCTTCAAGACTTGATCCCTATTGGCCCACTATTTGGAAGATGGACATCATCCCAAAAATCAAGTCCTTCTTGTGGCAATGTGGTCACAATGCCCTTACGGTCAACTAAACTCTGTTCAAGTGCCGAATCAGAGATAGCCCCATTTGTAGGTTGTGTCAAAAGGAAGACGAGTCCATCATTCATGCTATTTTCAAATGCAACCATGCAGCAGAGTGTTGGAAATCATCCCCTTTGTGTTTGAACATTGAGGACTTCTCAGGCCATAACATCCAAGAATGGATCATTTTCATCAACTCAAAATACAAGGATGCAGGGAGCTCCAAGGAAATGGATCTCATGTGGTGTTCTCTCCTATGGCAGATATGGAAAGCTAGAAATTGAGCCACATTTGAGTTCCAATCGCCTAACCTCCAGACAATAATGGTTGCTTTCAACCACTACGTAGTGGCAGGACAACTGCTAGACGCCTCTCAGCCCCTAGTGAGTGTCCCTCAGCCACCTTTATTGCTGTCCAACATAACTGCCCACTACACCACTTCTCCATCTTCACAAATGGTGCTTGGTAGGGATCTACAGGTTCTGGGGGCTGTGGGTCTATCATTTGGGACCCCCGTGGGAATTTCGTTGCTTTAAGATGCAAATGGAGCTACAATTTCTCTGCATGCACCACCGAGGTGGAAGCCATTCATGATGGATTGCTTCTTGCTCACACCCTCGGTCAGTAGAAAGTCACCATCTTCTCCGATTGTTCAATTGTAGATGTAGCTTTAAATGGCCATCCCTCGTCTCTAGATTGGGCGGCAAGTGCGTTGGTCACATATGTCATCCAGCTTCATCCTctttttcaatctttttttttttttttttttttttttttttttcacacaaTTTAGCTGCTAACTTTCTTGCTTTTGGTGTATCTAGATTTCCTTTGTCTTGTGTGTGGTTAAGTCCACCACCTTTCACTGTAAATCCAAACCTCGTGTCTTCCAAAAGCTTCACTCAGGATGCTTTTAATGAATGAATATATTTATGTCAAAAAGAGGAGGAGGCGtaattcattcaaacccttagatccacatgtaattttggcaaactaaaggggagggggaagtaatttttccttttaaatatgaaaattttacttcctcTCCTTATAattccctttgcaaccaaacatagcctaagattTCATATTCTACCAAACAACCAAAAAACCTAAGATTTCGTACATAAGAGGTTGAGGATCATTGTGTTGGGTGTATCCTCCAAAGTCAGcttaaaaaacatttttctcGATATTTTAGATACTTCCAACCAAGTTTGCCAGATTGCGCTCCAGGCCGTCTTGATAATTCAATTTGcaatttttgataatttattCCCGCCAAAAGCTTCAACGaattaaaaaattactaaaaaggTAAAGAATGCTCTCTTTTTTCTAATTCGTGTATGTAAACCCCGGTtcccataaaaaagaaaaaagaaaaaaaggtgtaTAAACCCCAGCCGTCGTTTTCTCTGCTTCGTAGCCGATGAACACTGAACAGTTTCTCTCAGATCTAACGGAGAAATGATAACCCTTGTTCGATATCCTCCATgctagggttttaagatttCTTGATTGGGGAGGGGGGGTCTTGATTTCAACAATGGCGGACTAGAATAGCTTAAGGAGGTCCTCAAGAATCATCCTCAAGAATCATGAAATCCTATCCAAACGCCACATCTGGTTCAGAATGGTAATTGCAGAGATCGATCTGAGGGTAATATTAAAGCTTCGGCAATGCCGGACGAGGGATCCCTGAGACGGTCATCGAGGATAAACTTGGATGTTCCTGGTTCAATGTATGTGGcttcaaagaaaaaagatttaaCAATGCCGGACGAAAGATCCATGAGACGGTCTATGAGGAGATGTTTGGGTCAGCGATTGGCTGTTTCGGCTGAGGAACGGGCCTTGGAAGAGCACAATTCGACAATGTCGGAGGAAAGATGCCTGAGACGGTCTCCACGACTATACTCTTCAATTGCATGTGAGATTAATGCAATGCAGTCGGAGAAACGACCTTCAAAGAAGCAAAAAACTTCGGTTTCGCTTGTTGATTCGGAAATATTGGAGGAAAGGTGCGTGAGACGGTCTTCAAGGATTAACTCTGCTCCGGAAGGGACTGGGTGTAGTGCTCGTAAGGTTTATGCAATGAAATCGGCTGGTTCGAATGAGAAAGAGTCTTCAAAGGAGGAAAATGAAGTTTTGATTGTTGATTTGGACACTTCAGAGGAGAGGGTATCTTCATCTTCAGCGAGGACTGGGAACAGTGGAAGTAAGGTTCAATTGGATAACTTGGCTGGTTCGGCTGAGAAACAGCCTCCAATGAAGCCAGAAACCTCAGTTCCGATTATTGATTTGACAATGTTGGAGGATAGATGGCTGAGACGGTCCCCGAGGCTATCTTCAGGTTTGTTGGGGACTGCTTACAGTGGCAGTAAGGATAATTTAAAGAAATTGGTAGCTTTGGGGGGGAAACGGCTGGTGAAGAAGCGGAATAGCTCagttgtaattattgatttggAAACCATGGAGGGACATTGCCTGAGACGGTCTCCGAGGGTACTCTCAGTTCTGGCGGGGACTGGAAATAGTGAAAATAAGGATAAATCAGTACAATTCGCTGGTTTGGCTGAGAAACAGCTTTCAAAGAAGCATAAAACCTCAGTTTCAAGTATTTGTTTGGCAATGTCAGAGGAAGGATTCCGGAGATGTTCTCCGAGGACATCCTCAGTTCCGTCAGAGACAGAGAACAGTGCCCATAAGGCAAATTCAGCAAAGTCAGCTGGTCCAGCCAAGAAATGGCGTTCAAACAATTCCAAGAAGATTAAAGGGAATGATTGTTTCTTTATTGGAGAACCAATCCCTTTCAAGGAAGCTTGCAAAAGATGGCCTTGGCGCTATGAAGGAAAGGTCTGGTTAGTTTTGATGTTTTTGAAGGGATATGTGTTGCATATATGTGACGTGCTTTATGCTATAACTATCACAGTTACTATTGTTTGATGCCTTTTCAGTATTGCGTTTTATTTGTGAAAGCTGTTAATTTCATCTTCTGTAGCTTTTGGAATAGTAATGATATGATAAATTCTGCCTTACTTGTCCATTTCTTCCCAAATGACTTACATAATAGGTATCTCATGGGATACACATTTTTATCCATTTCTTACCAAGGGATATTTacttctctcttcatttttatctaatacaaattttcattattatgcTTTACTTTCTGGTACTCAATTGAAACtaacttcagaaaaaaaaaatataattttatattgtGGGATGGGAACCAGGTCACCAGTCACCCCCAAAGTCACCACAAAGATTCTAGATATCATAGATattcttctttattattatcGCGTTTGGACTATGGGCCACCTACTCATGTGTTGAGTTTCAACACGAAATCATTTTGCCATGTGTCAGAATGAAAGCCAATCTGTATGGTCATTGAAAATTTAACCATTGAACTTCTaagtatggatttttttttggattttccagGGTAAAGGGAGTAAGGGTCAAAAAGCATCTGAGTGAGTGTCTACTGCTTGTCTTTTTTTGTGGTGTTTATAATCCCTTGGATGTATACCTTCATCTTTCTTAGGCTACTCAAAATTGAAATGATTTTTGTTGCagcgatgatgatgatgaaatgaTTTTAAATGTGAAATGTCATTATGCTCAAGCTGAAATTCTGAAATTTGTTTTTGAAATTGGAGATTTTGCATGTGTGAAggtaatttttctttatttctatcTTTGTCAAGTATCTACTTGTGAAGTTATTTCATCATTATGAAATTATTGGCCATTGTGTACTTCACGAAAGATGAACTATCATGTAGCTCTAGACCTCTAATACAGTGGTGTCCTCTAATCATGTGATATCATCTAATGTGTGTGCAGTTTCAATTGTATGCACAATTTTTATTACTTAATTTAAATAATGGTGCGATGCATGGGATTTACCTTGAGCAGAAAATGGTTTTTATTCAGTTTTGACTATGCTAAactaaaaaatgggaaaataaatattttctttacaTGTAACTCAAGCTTGAAGATTGAAAATtctgaagggggggggggcaagaGTTTGTGATATATTTagttatatattttgtttatttttagaaatgttTGGTATTTATGGGTTCCATTTTATTTGTCAGTTTTAGTCCTTTTTATTGTTTCGAAGTTATGTTGTCTTTACATGAATAGTTTGGTCCAGTTTTCCAGGTGTTAAACTCTCGTCCTTGAGAATTTTTTGGTGTCATCAGAAAGGTTATTTTGTTACCTTTCCAATCAAGATCAAATTTCTTCTATCCTAGTTGAATTAGGTGTTATGGACAAAATATTGAGAaagtatttttgaattttagagTTTCAAATTTGGTAGTACTTCAAATTAGACTACAGCAAGCAAACTACTGGGTTGGGTCTTCATATGGTTTTGCCCGCTTTTGATTATCGAAAAGTTAAGTGGcatgataagaagaagaaaagtggaTGTTTGGGTTTAAGAACTAAGAGAATAGGGCCAGGGAATCTGGTTCCAGTTATGGTCTTAATATGTTAAAACTTTTACggggaagtgtttcctgtgggggAGCATGGCTTCTATGCCCGACACATGGAGGGGAAAATGACTGCCCTGCCTCCCCCATGAAATGTAAAATGACATCCCTGTTGATGCTTTTTCATGCACTCACATTGGCTCAATGACTGCCCCGCCCCCCATGAAATGTAAAATGATGTCCCTGTTGATGCTTATTCATGCGCTCACATTGACTCCCCACACATGCGCAGGGTCCACACTCCCCCACAGAAACCATTTTCCCAACTTTTACACTTTGTTGAGTTCAGTTTTGGCTTGATTATTTGGATCAAAGTCACTATAATTTCATAAAACTTAGCTGATATTCACTAGAAACATGGAAAGTTTAAGCTTATTTTAAGGCAggcatttataatttttttatgtccATGTGGGATGTTGGGAGTTGTCCTTCCCAGGATTGAGGTTACACTTTTATTGGTCTTGCAAATTCTGCATCTTTAAAATGACGTATATTACAGGGAGAAGAAGGGGGACCAAATTACGTGGGAAAGATCTTAGAGTTTTTTAAGACAGTGGATGGAGAAGATTACTTCAGGGTACAATGGTTCTTTCGAGCTGAGGATACGGTGAGAACGCTGATTATGttgaattttattaaatcatatGATCTTTTTCCATGTAATTTTTATGCTTActactcctttctctctcttcttcttctttttcttcttcttttttatttttttaaaatttcctc
The sequence above is drawn from the Macadamia integrifolia cultivar HAES 741 unplaced genomic scaffold, SCU_Mint_v3 scaffold520, whole genome shotgun sequence genome and encodes:
- the LOC122069012 gene encoding uncharacterized protein LOC122069012 isoform X1; translated protein: MPDEGSLRRSSRINLDVPGSMYVASKKKDLTMPDERSMRRSMRRCLGQRLAVSAEERALEEHNSTMSEERCLRRSPRLYSSIACEINAMQSEKRPSKKQKTSVSLVDSEILEERCVRRSSRINSAPEGTGCSARKVYAMKSAGSNEKESSKEENEVLIVDLDTSEERVSSSSARTGNSGSKVQLDNLAGSAEKQPPMKPETSVPIIDLTMLEDRWLRRSPRLSSGLLGTAYSGSKDNLKKLVALGGKRLVKKRNSSVVIIDLETMEGHCLRRSPRVLSVLAGTGNSENKDKSVQFAGLAEKQLSKKHKTSVSSICLAMSEEGFRRCSPRTSSVPSETENSAHKANSAKSAGPAKKWRSNNSKKIKGNDCFFIGEPIPFKEACKRWPWRYEGKGKGSKGQKASDDDDDEMILNVKCHYAQAEILKFVFEIGDFACVKGEEGGPNYVGKILEFFKTVDGEDYFRVQWFFRAEDTVMKDQAEFHDKKRLFFSDIKNDNMLDCIVSKVKIVQVAHSVDSKPKYIPPCDFYYDMKYSVDYSTFCTFVDGKS
- the LOC122069012 gene encoding uncharacterized protein LOC122069012 isoform X2; protein product: MPDEGSLRRSSRINLDVPGSMYVASKKKDLTMPDERSMRRSMRRCLGQRLAVSAEERALEEHNSTMSEERCLRRSPRLYSSIACEINAMQSEKRPSKKQKTSVSLVDSEILEERCVRRSSRINSAPEGTGCSARKVYAMKSAGSNEKESSKEENEVLIVDLDTSEERVSSSSARTGNSGSKVQLDNLAGSAEKQPPMKPETSVPIIDLTMLEDRWLRRSPRLSSGLLGTAYSGSKDNLKKLVALGGKRLVKKRNSSVVIIDLETMEGHCLRRSPRVLSVLAGTGNSENKDKSVQFAGLAEKQLSKKHKTSVSSICLAMSEEGFRRCSPRTSSVPSETENSAHKANSAKSAGPAKKWRSNNSKKIKGNDCFFIGEPIPFKEACKRWPWRYEGKGKGSKGQKASDDDDDEMILNVKCHYAQAEILKFVFEIGDFACVKGEEGGPNYVGKILEFFKTVDGEDYFRVQWFFRAEDTVDSKPKYIPPCDFYYDMKYSVDYSTFCTFVDGKS
- the LOC122069012 gene encoding uncharacterized protein LOC122069012 isoform X3; the encoded protein is MPDEGSLRRSSRINLDVPGSMYVASKKKDLTMPDERSMRRSMRRCLGQRLAVSAEERALEEHNSTMSEERCLRRSPRLYSSIACEINAMQSEKRPSKKQKTSVSLVDSEILEERCVRRSSRINSAPEGTGCSARKVYAMKSAGSNEKESSKEENEVLIVDLDTSEERVSSSSARTGNSGSKVQLDNLAGSAEKQPPMKPETSVPIIDLTMLEDRWLRRSPRLSSGLLGTAYSGSKDNLKKLVALGGKRLVKKRNSSVVIIDLETMEGHCLRRSPRVLSVLAGTGNSENKDKSVQFAGLAEKQLSKKHKTSVSSICLAMSEEGFRRCSPRTSSVPSETENSAHKANSAKSAGPAKKWRSNNSKKIKGNDCFFIGEPIPFKEACKRWPWRYEGKGEEGGPNYVGKILEFFKTVDGEDYFRVQWFFRAEDTVMKDQAEFHDKKRLFFSDIKNDNMLDCIVSKVKIVQVAHSVDSKPKYIPPCDFYYDMKYSVDYSTFCTFVDGKS
- the LOC122069012 gene encoding uncharacterized protein LOC122069012 isoform X4, with amino-acid sequence MPDEGSLRRSSRINLDVPGSMYVASKKKDLTMPDERSMRRSMRRCLGQRLAVSAEERALEEHNSTMSEERCLRRSPRLYSSIACEINAMQSEKRPSKKQKTSVSLVDSEILEERCVRRSSRINSAPEGTGCSARKVYAMKSAGSNEKESSKEENEVLIVDLDTSEERVSSSSARTGNSGSKVQLDNLAGSAEKQPPMKPETSVPIIDLTMLEDRWLRRSPRLSSGLLGTAYSGSKDNLKKLVALGGKRLVKKRNSSVVIIDLETMEGHCLRRSPRVLSVLAGTGNSENKDKSVQFAGLAEKQLSKKHKTSVSSICLAMSEEGFRRCSPRTSSVPSETENSAHKANSAKSAGPAKKWRSNNSKKIKGNDCFFIGEPIPFKEACKRWPWRYEGKGEEGGPNYVGKILEFFKTVDGEDYFRVQWFFRAEDTVDSKPKYIPPCDFYYDMKYSVDYSTFCTFVDGKS